A window of the Mesoplasma florum L1 genome harbors these coding sequences:
- the rpsI gene encoding 30S ribosomal protein S9 — protein MAEKVIYRGTGRRKTSVAQVILTPGKGNIIVNGVPALEFFPYPTLVQDLEQPLVATGTEKDFDITVTVKGGGFTGQAGATRLGIARALLVASEDYRKGLRAVGLLTRDARIKERKKYGLRGARRAPQYSKR, from the coding sequence ATGGCAGAAAAAGTTATTTATAGAGGAACTGGAAGAAGAAAAACTTCTGTAGCTCAAGTTATCTTAACTCCTGGAAAAGGAAACATCATTGTTAATGGTGTTCCTGCATTAGAATTCTTCCCATATCCAACATTAGTTCAAGACTTAGAACAACCACTTGTAGCAACTGGAACAGAAAAAGATTTTGATATCACTGTTACAGTTAAAGGCGGAGGGTTTACTGGTCAAGCTGGAGCAACTCGTTTAGGGATTGCTAGAGCATTATTAGTAGCTAGTGAAGATTACCGTAAAGGGTTAAGAGCTGTTGGGTTACTAACACGTGATGCACGTATTAAAGAACGTAAAAAATACGGTCTTCGTGGAGCACGTAGAGCACCTCAATACTCAAAACGTTAA
- a CDS encoding DUF6119 family protein: MNQSFRIYKLDTKKIWENELQRHNEEMNLSIIKDLIFQYIIDKNSLVENNFWIYNEESDDENIAALVYIKDAEISWMSGLSNFFKDQHFDNLVNTSVSFIFLIAYENELYASTGGHASNYISEFIVKDFGKEIITRLYDGTEPVLQKFVEKPIRGKRIQSTNYNRSNSTITSEIQFSNNIKNLDLETTFNVSKELGIIDEGTSEDEFSKNKINAADFFEIKKSVSPQEFKKYISSISSISKKEPKLWLSYWKPVSEFAENGLNEKYFDEFYEIFETIDKKEITITWSDYADYFNAAKWIIESRDGKFRKEYDVIPTFENIYSDFVKFNFEKAPNRDVSFSKNKIRNFFMNWEITIFDEENKEIKKQKLKNIIDYIYITQEGEIYLNGGKWYILDQTYDEHIKLSFKKLNEKSKKELEDVYKAKKLFKNKSHRINEKKYNDSFLSKKDNKDIILADRITIKNVEICDLIVFADNDQTYLICNKASPTGIGSRDLFNQIETSANLIHSAQNVIYDYYDKLFEKNRIPENISKEDFFKKIRNAKYVAAFVTAPLKWNTESFYSKFLFVDTENVLKTYNKELFLYSPAYEEEI; encoded by the coding sequence ATGAATCAAAGTTTTAGAATATACAAATTAGATACAAAAAAAATATGAGAAAATGAATTACAAAGACATAATGAAGAAATGAATCTATCAATCATTAAAGACTTAATTTTTCAATATATAATTGATAAAAATAGTTTGGTTGAAAATAATTTTTGAATATATAATGAAGAATCTGATGATGAAAATATTGCTGCTCTTGTCTACATAAAAGATGCGGAAATATCATGGATGAGTGGTTTATCTAATTTTTTTAAAGATCAACATTTTGATAATTTAGTTAACACATCTGTATCATTTATTTTCTTAATTGCATATGAAAATGAGCTTTATGCATCAACAGGTGGTCATGCAAGTAACTATATAAGTGAGTTCATTGTTAAAGATTTTGGAAAAGAAATTATAACAAGACTATATGATGGAACTGAACCTGTTTTACAAAAATTTGTTGAAAAACCGATAAGAGGAAAAAGAATACAATCTACAAACTATAATAGAAGTAATTCAACAATAACAAGTGAAATTCAATTTTCAAATAACATCAAAAATTTAGATTTGGAAACAACTTTCAATGTATCAAAAGAGTTAGGAATTATTGATGAGGGAACAAGCGAAGATGAATTTTCTAAAAACAAAATAAATGCAGCTGATTTTTTTGAAATAAAAAAATCAGTTTCGCCGCAAGAATTTAAAAAATATATTTCTAGTATTTCTAGTATTTCTAAAAAAGAACCTAAACTTTGATTATCATATTGGAAACCTGTAAGTGAATTTGCAGAAAATGGCTTAAATGAAAAATACTTTGATGAATTTTATGAAATTTTTGAAACAATTGATAAAAAAGAAATAACTATAACATGGTCTGATTATGCTGACTATTTTAATGCTGCTAAATGGATTATTGAATCTAGAGATGGTAAATTTAGAAAGGAATATGATGTAATTCCAACATTTGAAAATATTTACAGTGATTTTGTTAAATTTAATTTTGAAAAAGCACCTAATAGGGATGTTTCATTTTCAAAAAATAAAATTAGAAATTTTTTTATGAATTGAGAAATAACAATATTCGATGAGGAAAATAAGGAAATTAAAAAACAGAAATTGAAAAATATTATTGATTACATTTATATTACCCAAGAAGGAGAAATATATTTAAACGGTGGAAAGTGATATATTTTAGATCAAACCTATGATGAACATATAAAATTATCTTTTAAAAAATTGAATGAAAAAAGCAAAAAAGAATTAGAAGATGTTTATAAAGCAAAAAAATTGTTTAAAAACAAAAGTCATAGAATTAATGAAAAAAAATATAATGATTCTTTTTTATCAAAAAAAGATAACAAGGATATTATATTGGCTGATAGAATAACTATTAAAAATGTTGAAATATGTGATTTAATAGTTTTTGCAGATAATGATCAAACTTATCTGATTTGTAATAAAGCAAGTCCTACTGGAATTGGGTCTAGAGACTTATTTAATCAAATAGAAACATCAGCTAATTTAATTCATAGTGCGCAAAATGTTATTTATGACTATTATGATAAGCTTTTTGAAAAAAATAGGATACCGGAAAATATAAGCAAAGAAGATTTTTTTAAAAAAATTAGAAATGCAAAATATGTTGCTGCATTTGTTACTGCACCATTGAAATGAAATACTGAATCTTTTTATTCAAAATTTCTTTTTGTGGACACAGAAAATGTATTAAAAACTTATAACAAAGAATTATTTTTATATAGTCCAGCATATGAAGAAGAAATATAA